DNA sequence from the Zonotrichia albicollis isolate bZonAlb1 chromosome 29, bZonAlb1.hap1, whole genome shotgun sequence genome:
CGCTGAGCACGGGCGGGGGCGGAGGCGCCGCGGGGATCGGATCAGTCCTGCTGGAACCGGAACGTCTCGTAGTCCTCGGGGATGGTGTCTGAGGGTCACGGAGGTTACACAGAGATCAGCGGCAGGAACAGCAGGGAAACACCCGCGGGTCCCGTTTGCTGCCCCGGCCCGTGGCTGTGCAGGTGGCCACGACTGGAAAAGGGAGCAGAACTCCCAGGCCGCCTTTCCCAACTCACCGTTGCAGCGGTAgcggaggttggaccagatgatgtTCTCctgggagaagcagaagacCCCGAGGCGTCCCCCTCTCATGGTGGTGTCCAGGACCACGCCGGTGTCGGCCACGACCTCGGGGCCCTCATAGAACCGAGCCCTGGAGGGGAGCGAGGCGGGaatggcaggagctgccccggcctcagggctgctccatcccagcacagggccctgcCCACGGCCGAGCTCCTTCCAGAAGGTTCCAGGGCCGATTTCCCTGCTGGGGACGGTCCTGCCCCGCGCTCACCTGATGTAGCCGACCTGGGGCCGGTGCTGCAGGAACCAGCGGTACGAGGTCTTGTCCTTCCAGCCCGAGTTCCTGGGGTCCTTCCAGAGCAGCTTCACCTGGTCCGTGGTGTCTCCCGTGTGCCACAGGGAATTCCGCAGGTACTCCCCAGGGCCCGTTTTGGATTTCACTGCCTGGGACAGAGGAGAGCCCGCTCAAGGCGTGCACAGAGGATTCCACACAGCTGCTGATCCCGAGGCAAAACTGCAGCAGGGAACTCCTCCTGCGGGGCTCCCGTACCTTCAGCTGAATGCCAGGCTCTGCCACTGCCCGGAAGGGGTTGGCCTGCCAGTAGGTCTGCTCCATCtgcttccacatcaccacgtaGAAGCTGGAGCTGTCCTGGTAGCCAAAGATGAACCCGGCGTAGTCGTCGTCCGTGGCCGTGTTGACGTGGAAGGTGCCCTCGAAGTCCACCCCGTTGAAGGCTGTGTACCCTGTCAGGGCCGCAGAACAGAGCCAGGATTCAGCTGGAGGTGGATTTTGCCAGGGGGAATCTGAGCTCTGTGCGCTACGGAAACGGGAGGGAGTCACGGAGCAGTGGCTGATCAAAGCTGCAGCGAGTGATGATTTcccaaagggagaagggaaattCCTCACCTACAGCCAGGCCCGGGTCGCTGTTCATGGTCTGGACAATCTCCATGCCCTGAGAAAGAGGAATGGTGACTCTTTAGTGCAGCTCCAGACACACCGAACTCCctcttgtgctgccccagggctgtcaCGGGGATTTGGGCGCTGCAGAACCACGGAGCCCTTGAGGCAAAGCcccaggactgctcccagccGGGCTCCCCCCACCTGGTTGAGGACGATCCAGTTGGGGTCAATCTGAGCGTCCCCCTCGGGGTCCAGCACCACGGTCTGGAAGGCCCTGAAGTCGGTGAGCGTCACCTCGGCGTTCTCGGGGCACACGTCGATCCTGTCGATCACCATGTCCCTGTCGAAGTCGTCCTCGCACAGGTTCCCCACGCCGTCCCCTGGgcacgaggaggaggaggaggaggaggaaggagctggagcagcagctcctgccctggctttGCTCAGCCTCGGGCAGCACCAGGGGCACTGAGGGCACCGAGGGCCTGGGACACCCcgaggagctgcagagaaacCTGGAGGCTTCTCCTGCTGGCAGGGAAACCCCTGAAAGCGCAGACACTGCTGGGGGAGAGAACCTGATCCCAAACATGGccccaaacctgaccccaaaCATGGgcccaaacctgaccccaaaCATGGccccaaacctgaccccaaaCATGGCCCCAAACCTGATCCTAAACCTGACCCCAAACCTGTCCCCAAACATGGCCCCAAACCTGACCCAGtgctggcactgtgggcactgcagtgtcccaggcctGGCACGAGTCAGtgccaacaaaacccaaactccTGCGGCTTCCAGAGCCTGGGGTGACCCCAGGGAGCCCCCAAAGgacccatccctccatccctcaccATCCGAGTCCTCCTGGCCGGGGTTGGGCACCAGCCTGCAGTTGTCGGGGCCGGGGGGTCTGAAGTCGGGGATGCCATcgtcatcatcatcctcatcacaCTCATCCCCCAGCCCGTCCCCGTCCGTGTCCACCTGGGAGCTGTTGGGCACCGTGGGGCAGTTGTCCCGCGAGTCCTGGTGCCCGTCGCCGTCActggggagaggggacagggacagggacaggacaggacagggacagggacagaaacagggacagggacagaaacaaggacagggacagagacagggacagggacagggacagggacagggacagaaacAAGGACAGAAACAAGGACACGTCACCCACGGCCACCAGCACAGGGAGCgcccccggggctggggctgcagctgcacccGGGATTTCAGCCTTGGAGGGCACCCCAGGGATGGCTCAGGAACGGTGGAGGGTCCACCAGAActggctccatgtttcagaaggctgatttattattttattatattctaTGTTTTGAATTTCATAATATAGtcatcatatcatatcatatcatatcatataaaTCATATCATATATGCtacactaaagaaagagaaaggagacatcagaaggctggaaaagaatgaataataaaatcttgtgactgaccagagagtctgacacagctggctgtaattggccattaattaacaATAATCCACGTGGAACCAATCAAAGCTGCGCCTGTTGGTGAGCAACCTCCAGAGCACATTCTAAGCCATCAGATAATTGTTGttcacatttcttttctgaggcttctctggagaaaaatcccagtgaaaggattttcataaagtGTGTCAGTGACATTCCTGCTGGAAATGGAGCTCTGGGGTCTGCTTCCTTCCAGTGGTCACTTTCTGTGAGGTTTTAAGAAAATTTCACCTCTAAACCATTTTTTATAGGCTAAAGCCAAGCCAGGTTTTCACAGCCTTTTGGTCCCTTCATTCCCATGATTTCATgcaaataaacagaatttttaatttctgcagCTCACCTGTCCTGgttggtgtcacagacatctccCACCAGATCGTGGTCAGTGTCTTTCTAGAGAAATAAAGgaagaataatttaaatttcccagaggaaaaggcaaGGAAGAGAACAGAGAGCTGCCAACAGCAGAAGactctgtgggattttttggggggatcctGAGGAATTccagcagtggggcagggcaggaagggAGAGCCCAGAGCGCCAAATTCCCTGATCTTTGCTGCGGAGGGGGTTTCCTTCTGTGGCACAGCAGGGCGGCAGCCGGGACCGTGCCCTGGCACGGGTGGGTGCCAGGAGGGGCTCGGGCACCTGGTCGGGGTTGCTGAGGGTGGGGCAGCTGTCACAGGCGTCCCCCACACCATCCCCATCGCCGTCCCTCTGGTCAGGGTTGGGCACTCTCCTGCAGTTGTCCACGCTGTTCCTGATCCCTGCAAGACAGGCGAGAGCCAGCAGTTCAGGCTTGGGGTGGTGTTTGCTGCCattcctggctgctgggagcagctcagtCCCCAAAGCCCAGGGGACTCCCCCAGCCtcgagccaggagctgctgccagctcggATATTCCCAAATTCTCCCCTAAAAT
Encoded proteins:
- the COMP gene encoding cartilage oligomeric matrix protein isoform X2, with the protein product MLPALLLLLLGWPGCCGQQRRIGGGEVGPEMLQEMRETNRVLLEVRDLLKQQIKEITFLKNTVMECDACGMRPEVTGPVVTVTQFKRCVPNPCFPGVPCTESGTGFRCGPCPAGYSGNGTHCSDINECNANPCFPKVQCINTSPGFRCDPCPPGFTGQLLEGVGLAFARANKQVCTDINECETGAATNCVPNSICINTRGSYKCGACKPGFVGDQISGCRSPTATGARRCPNGEISPCHEKAECIVERDGSLSCQCLVGWAGNGYVCGKDTDIDGVPDEKQRCSDKNCRKDNCVTVPNSGQEDADRDGIGDACDDDADGDGIPNAEDNCVYTRNADQRNADKDNFGDACDNCRQVKNNDQRDIDGDGKGDECDDDMDGDGIRNSVDNCRRVPNPDQRDGDGDGVGDACDSCPTLSNPDQKDTDHDLVGDVCDTNQDSDGDGHQDSRDNCPTVPNSSQVDTDGDGLGDECDEDDDDDGIPDFRPPGPDNCRLVPNPGQEDSDGDGVGNLCEDDFDRDMVIDRIDVCPENAEVTLTDFRAFQTVVLDPEGDAQIDPNWIVLNQGMEIVQTMNSDPGLAVGYTAFNGVDFEGTFHVNTATDDDYAGFIFGYQDSSSFYVVMWKQMEQTYWQANPFRAVAEPGIQLKAVKSKTGPGEYLRNSLWHTGDTTDQVKLLWKDPRNSGWKDKTSYRWFLQHRPQVGYIRARFYEGPEVVADTGVVLDTTMRGGRLGVFCFSQENIIWSNLRYRCNDTIPEDYETFRFQQD